The following proteins come from a genomic window of Oncorhynchus clarkii lewisi isolate Uvic-CL-2024 chromosome 23, UVic_Ocla_1.0, whole genome shotgun sequence:
- the LOC139381158 gene encoding threonine aldolase 1 codes for MFLKTLKIPARALLQCVNRGVISPKHRVGLGRGPSRLYYETAKPVDPSLSGASSARTVDLRSDTVTKPGAAMRQAMAEAEVGDDVFGEDPTVNELQKMAAEVFGMEAALYVPSGTMANLIAVMVHCRERGDEMIVGDLSHLHIYEQGGSAQLAGVHSTTVTNLPDGTFDLDQLESKIRHGYPDAHYPRSRLVCVENTHNIQGGRVLPLPFLQEVKVLADRYGLAVHMDGARMMNAAIAQKVAPSTILQNTHTVSVCLSKGLGAPVGTMLAGPQGFISRAVRCRKALGGGLRQVGILAAAGKLALGDMINRLEEDHRHARTFAQALLECDPPLYEVDMAAVETNILRFRLRDASLTPTEFCALMAAVGEGEQAAMGQGVRVLMFPHIGDSVRAVWHLGISLEDTQLAIQKLQFVARQHSQHRLKAQ; via the exons atgtttttaaaaacgTTAAAGATTCCGGCCCGTGCCTTGTTGCAGTGTGTAAACCGGGGTGTCATCTCACCAAAACATCGCGTGGGGCTTGGACGAGGACCCTCTCGACTCTACTACGAGACCGCTAAACCAGTGGACCCTTCCCTGTCCGGGGCATCCTCTGCCCGGACAGTGGACCTCCGTAGCGACACCGTGACCAAGCCTGGAGCGGCCATGCGTCAGGCCATGGCAGAGGCCGAGGTTGGGGACGATGTATTCGGGGAGGATCCAACAGTAAATG AGCTCCAGAAGATGGCTGCAGAGGTGTTTGGGATGGAGGCAGCTCTCTATGTCCCATCTGGAACCATGGCAAACCTCATAGCAG TAATGGTGcactgcagggagagaggagacgagatgATCGTTGGAGATCTGTCACACCTCCACATCTACGAGCAGGGAGGGAGTGCTCAG CTGGCTGGTGTCCACTCCACCACGGTGACCAATCTACCTGACGGGACCTTTGACCTGGATCAGCTGGAGTCCAAGATTCGCCATGGTTACCCCGACGCCCACTACCCCCGCTCACGCCTGGTGTGTgtggagaacacacacaacatacagggAGGCCGCGTGCTGCCCCTACCCTTCCtgcaggag GTAAAGGTGCTAGCAGACAGATATGGTCTGGCTGTACACATGGACGGAGCAAGAATGATGAATGCAGCCATTGCCCAGAAAGTTGCCCCATCTACAatcctacaaaacacacacaccgtcaGCGTCTGCCTGTCCAAG GGTCTGGGTGCTCCAGTGGGCACCATGCTGGCTGGCCCTCAGGGCTTCATTTCCAGGGCGGTGCGTTGTCGTAAAGCCCTGGGCGGAGGGCTGCGCCAGGTGGGAATTCTGGCAGCTGCTGGCAAGCTGGCATTGGGGGACATGATCAACAGGCTGGAGGAAGACCACCGTCATGCCAGGACCTTCGCACAGG ctctgttGGAGTGCGACCCTCCTCTCTACGAGGTCGACATGGCTGCTGTAGAAACCAACATCCTGCGGTTTCGTCTGCGGGACGCCTCGTTGACCCCAACAGAGTTCTGTGCTCTGATGGCTGCGGTGGGGGAAGGCGAGCAGGCCGCTATGGGGCAGGGGGTACGGGTACTCATGTTCCCCCACATTGGAGACTCTGTCAGGGCCGTCTGGCATCTGGGCATCTCACTGGAGGACACTCAGCTGGCCATCCAAAAGCTGCAGTTTGTGGCCAGGCAACACTCTCAGCATAGGCTCAAAGCCCAATGA